One stretch of Aigarchaeota archaeon DNA includes these proteins:
- a CDS encoding helix-turn-helix domain-containing protein, with product MGSSTDAYGAAEEALMNKIAGEIILSKTPGDVMKKWRLLFELSQSELARHMGIAPSVLNDYENNRRKSPGTIFLRKFVTALIEIDSKRGGAHIKKFTAVAKDLSSVILDIAEFPEAKSVKEVTEAVEGVILAGMENQDQPIYGYTVVDSLNAIKIMDASDFLRLFGANSMRALVFVGVSRGRSPLIAVKIYPIKPRMIVIHGPTKPEDVDELAITLAKQESMPFVLSLKQDVPSLVSSLRNLYR from the coding sequence ATGGGTAGTTCTACTGACGCGTATGGAGCAGCAGAAGAAGCCTTAATGAACAAGATAGCCGGTGAAATAATACTCTCCAAAACTCCCGGAGACGTTATGAAGAAATGGAGGCTTCTGTTCGAGCTTAGTCAAAGTGAGCTGGCTAGGCATATGGGCATAGCACCATCGGTTTTAAACGACTATGAAAATAATCGAAGAAAATCACCAGGAACCATCTTCCTTAGAAAGTTCGTCACGGCATTAATAGAGATAGATTCCAAGAGGGGTGGAGCTCATATAAAGAAGTTCACAGCGGTAGCTAAGGACCTAAGTAGTGTTATCTTAGACATCGCGGAGTTTCCTGAGGCAAAATCTGTTAAAGAAGTTACCGAAGCTGTAGAGGGGGTAATCTTGGCCGGTATGGAGAACCAAGACCAGCCGATATATGGGTATACCGTCGTGGACAGCTTAAATGCAATAAAGATCATGGATGCAAGCGACTTCTTGAGGTTGTTCGGCGCGAACTCAATGAGGGCACTGGTCTTCGTAGGTGTTAGCAGAGGTCGTTCGCCACTAATTGCCGTGAAGATATATCCGATAAAGCCGAGGATGATAGTAATCCACGGGCCTACGAAGCCTGAGGATGTGGACGAGCTGGCCATAACGCTGGCAAAACAGGAGAGTATGCCGTTCGTCCTCTCACTCAAGCAAGACGTGCCATCGCTTGTAAGCTCGTTACGTAACCTTTACCGCTAA
- a CDS encoding helix-turn-helix domain-containing protein: MPSIRALIAKELIKKYALSQTEVAKIIGTTRSAISQYLSAKRGSRMIRKLRTNPTVRELISRITNTLMKNNPSKESINDMVCEICRAIRSDEYKTLKNKRRKLNANNH; this comes from the coding sequence ATGCCATCCATACGTGCGCTTATAGCTAAAGAGCTCATTAAGAAGTATGCGTTATCACAAACGGAGGTAGCGAAGATTATTGGGACTACAAGATCAGCTATAAGTCAGTACTTGTCTGCGAAGCGCGGTTCTAGAATGATAAGGAAATTGAGAACGAATCCTACTGTTCGTGAGTTAATAAGTCGCATAACTAACACCCTAATGAAAAACAATCCTTCAAAGGAGTCCATAAATGACATGGTCTGTGAGATATGTAGAGCAATTAGATCGGACGAGTACAAAACGCTAAAAAATAAAAGAAGAAAATTAAACGCAAATAATCATTGA
- a CDS encoding sulfurtransferase TusA family protein: MMMASKQYLVVDARFKSCPGPLISLIEAVKKAKPGQVIKLLTTDPTSPRDVKEWAKSTTHKLLEIKEKENVYEIYVEVADDGLG; the protein is encoded by the coding sequence ATGATGATGGCTTCAAAACAGTATTTAGTCGTGGATGCCCGCTTCAAGTCTTGTCCCGGTCCTTTGATAAGCCTTATCGAAGCGGTCAAGAAAGCCAAACCTGGTCAAGTAATAAAATTACTTACAACCGATCCAACTTCGCCTAGAGATGTCAAGGAGTGGGCTAAGAGCACAACGCATAAGCTTTTAGAGATAAAAGAAAAAGAAAACGTTTATGAAATATATGTAGAAGTAGCGGATGATGGACTTGGCTAG
- a CDS encoding zinc ABC transporter substrate-binding protein — protein sequence MNIKLLSLTSFVLFMILIPAQLAVNATTKLSVIVSTPTLVPLVKSAAGNYVEVSSVVPFEHEPHEYQLAPKDLEKISNSDMLIITGHFKWEEDLASLIDRGKVLDLYKVLDGKLKLLNLPDGDVNLHEWWLSPYNAKLVINEIVYKLAEIDRYNAKAYTSLAEKSIRSIDKIVAEVNRTLGERGLTGDVAICSTPIEQYLIEEFGLRCSLILTEEELVGVKPLMLEKARMSLAENSPKVLVLADISEGTAVADAVKKLADETNTHLLRFSIISKDDWDYDALLAYNAGLITNMPYTPKASFGTDEITSILISILSVVVVIEAIIILRLRMRRP from the coding sequence ATGAATATAAAACTACTATCTTTAACGTCTTTTGTGTTGTTCATGATTCTCATTCCGGCACAGCTTGCCGTTAATGCAACAACAAAGCTAAGTGTCATAGTGTCTACACCTACGCTGGTGCCGTTAGTCAAGTCTGCAGCCGGAAATTACGTAGAAGTTAGCAGTGTAGTACCATTTGAACATGAGCCGCACGAGTACCAACTCGCACCCAAAGATTTAGAAAAAATATCCAACTCGGACATGCTAATCATCACAGGACATTTCAAATGGGAGGAAGATCTTGCCTCGCTCATAGACCGCGGCAAAGTCTTGGACCTATACAAAGTTCTAGATGGAAAGCTGAAGTTGCTCAACCTCCCTGATGGTGATGTAAACTTACATGAGTGGTGGCTTTCACCATATAACGCTAAGCTTGTCATAAACGAGATAGTGTACAAATTGGCAGAAATAGACCGTTACAACGCCAAGGCTTATACGAGTCTTGCAGAAAAGTCCATAAGATCTATAGACAAGATTGTAGCTGAAGTGAATAGGACACTAGGCGAAAGGGGCCTTACGGGCGACGTCGCAATATGCTCGACACCAATCGAACAATACTTGATCGAAGAGTTTGGCTTACGTTGCTCGCTCATCCTAACAGAAGAAGAGTTAGTCGGCGTAAAGCCATTAATGCTTGAAAAGGCAAGGATGTCGCTCGCCGAAAACTCTCCCAAAGTACTCGTGTTAGCCGACATTAGCGAAGGTACTGCCGTAGCGGATGCTGTAAAGAAGCTTGCCGATGAGACTAACACACATCTTCTGAGGTTCTCTATAATCTCAAAAGATGACTGGGATTACGATGCGCTCCTAGCATACAACGCAGGTTTGATTACCAACATGCCCTATACACCTAAAGCGAGCTTTGGAACGGATGAGATCACGAGCATTTTGATCTCGATATTATCCGTCGTTGTAGTAATAGAGGCAATAATCATACTAAGGTTAAGGATGAGGAGACCATGA
- a CDS encoding metal ABC transporter ATP-binding protein — protein sequence MNSVEAFSLTVRLNGFEALSNVTLSLNHPTFTAIIGPNGAGKTTLLKTILGLLKPQSGSIRVMGLDPTRESKKVRLMIGYVPQRDRVSFFVPIKVKDVVMMSRLVWKRPPRWITDHDVVAVKEALRIVGIEGLSDRRFDELSSGQQQKVLIARAIVSDPKLLLLDEPFNGVDLTSQHEIMNLIKTLKESGVSIIMVTHDVSDVINLIDNLVLLYRSVIASGKPEDVLKEEVLKKVYGNRISIYSKEPCLMFVPRDSHG from the coding sequence ATGAACTCCGTTGAGGCTTTTAGCTTGACCGTTAGGCTGAATGGCTTCGAGGCTTTAAGCAACGTCACACTATCTTTGAATCATCCGACGTTTACGGCAATAATAGGGCCTAACGGTGCCGGTAAGACTACGTTACTCAAAACGATACTCGGGCTACTAAAACCACAGAGCGGAAGCATCAGGGTAATGGGGTTAGATCCGACAAGAGAGTCAAAAAAAGTTAGGCTGATGATTGGCTACGTTCCGCAAAGGGATAGGGTATCCTTCTTCGTACCTATAAAGGTCAAGGATGTGGTCATGATGTCAAGGCTGGTATGGAAAAGGCCGCCAAGGTGGATAACGGATCACGATGTGGTCGCCGTAAAGGAGGCTCTAAGGATCGTAGGGATCGAGGGTTTGTCGGATAGAAGGTTTGATGAGCTTAGCAGCGGACAGCAACAAAAGGTCCTTATAGCCAGGGCCATAGTTTCTGATCCCAAGCTACTGTTGCTTGATGAACCCTTCAACGGTGTTGACCTAACGAGTCAGCATGAGATAATGAATCTCATAAAAACTCTAAAAGAGAGCGGGGTCTCTATAATAATGGTCACACACGACGTGAGCGACGTCATCAACCTTATCGACAACCTGGTTCTACTATACAGAAGTGTTATAGCATCGGGGAAACCAGAAGACGTTCTGAAGGAGGAGGTCTTAAAAAAAGTATACGGCAACAGAATCAGCATTTACTCTAAAGAACCTTGTTTAATGTTCGTGCCGAGAGATTCACATGGTTGA
- a CDS encoding cysteine desulfurase, with protein sequence MDLASDVYVGIRELLEAHGRPAREVYLDSENSGMIFPEALKAMVDAYEDHFAGHPSITHRRGWESYEALYKTSSTIAKFINCEPDELAFTHSGTEANNLAILGLNKESERKKIIVSAIEHLSVIFPAEQLEKQGYRVIKVPVDREGFVNLEFLINNVDKDTLLVSVGAVNHEIGTIQDLRAIVESVKDKDENIIFHTDACDALGRISLDVKKLNVDMASFSSHKVCGPKGAGALYIRDGVKIEPIIHGQLSTQKLWPGLENVPAIAGFGKAVELFASNFDLYVNHMKELRDLLIQGILSNVEHTLLNGPLGNKRSPDNVNVSVLYCEGEALTVDLSLNGIYVSSGSACTSRILQPSHVLLAIGREFHEAHGSILMKVAPLHSHEDVRYVVENVPRVVQRLRSISPLKPKEVG encoded by the coding sequence ATGGACTTGGCTAGCGACGTTTATGTAGGTATAAGAGAATTATTGGAGGCGCACGGAAGACCTGCCAGAGAAGTTTACCTAGATTCTGAAAATTCGGGCATGATTTTTCCTGAAGCTTTGAAGGCGATGGTCGACGCATACGAAGATCATTTTGCTGGTCATCCGTCCATTACTCATAGACGTGGTTGGGAATCCTACGAGGCGCTGTACAAAACATCTTCGACCATAGCTAAATTCATAAACTGTGAACCTGACGAGCTAGCTTTCACACATAGCGGTACAGAAGCAAACAACTTAGCGATACTCGGATTGAATAAAGAAAGCGAAAGAAAAAAGATAATAGTTTCAGCGATAGAGCACTTAAGCGTAATCTTTCCTGCAGAACAACTCGAGAAGCAAGGTTACCGAGTAATCAAGGTGCCAGTAGATCGGGAAGGTTTTGTGAATTTGGAATTTCTAATAAACAACGTAGACAAGGACACATTACTCGTGAGCGTTGGAGCGGTAAACCACGAAATAGGAACGATACAGGATTTGAGGGCTATCGTAGAGTCGGTTAAGGATAAGGATGAAAATATAATATTTCATACGGATGCTTGCGACGCCCTCGGAAGGATAAGCTTAGACGTTAAGAAGCTGAACGTGGACATGGCATCTTTCAGTAGCCATAAGGTATGCGGTCCTAAGGGTGCCGGAGCATTGTACATAAGAGATGGTGTCAAGATAGAACCGATTATACACGGTCAGCTGAGTACGCAGAAATTATGGCCGGGATTAGAAAACGTACCAGCCATAGCTGGGTTTGGGAAAGCTGTCGAATTATTTGCTTCAAACTTCGATTTGTACGTAAATCATATGAAGGAGCTTAGGGACCTGCTCATCCAAGGCATTTTGTCAAATGTAGAGCATACGCTTCTGAACGGTCCTTTAGGGAACAAACGATCACCCGATAACGTTAACGTAAGCGTACTATACTGCGAGGGTGAAGCGTTGACCGTAGATCTTAGCCTTAATGGCATTTATGTATCTAGCGGAAGCGCATGCACCAGTCGTATTCTACAACCCAGCCACGTATTGCTCGCGATAGGAAGGGAGTTTCATGAGGCGCATGGAAGCATTTTGATGAAGGTGGCCCCCCTCCACTCTCATGAGGATGTGCGTTATGTAGTGGAGAACGTCCCCCGCGTAGTACAAAGGTTAAGGTCTATAAGTCCTCTAAAACCTAAGGAGGTTGGATAA
- a CDS encoding metal ABC transporter permease, whose product MVDLLSPFLIKSYVAVLLMSATSIIGSISVLRGVAYMPAEAAHAALGGAALGILLGHVANLTIDPYVVATLFASTTTLFAGYVGRKGGPEAIAAALAGALTLGVSVYAFVRHVLPAKLRVVLDGYLVGDILLLGDSDIVTLSILTVVCMIIFAMFYNEIIYVCFDPEGAEAMGVNVSFYDFMIFFLIGLAGSVATKVVGTLVVYALVIAPAITAKELSRSINGALTLTATITLLAGYGGLMFSVMFDIPSSGSIAILASAIYVGTMLAKRLAPRR is encoded by the coding sequence ATGGTTGACCTATTATCGCCTTTTTTGATAAAGTCTTACGTCGCCGTCCTACTCATGTCAGCTACATCCATAATCGGCTCTATCTCTGTGCTAAGGGGCGTTGCCTACATGCCTGCCGAAGCAGCTCACGCCGCGTTGGGCGGCGCAGCCCTAGGAATCCTGCTTGGTCATGTAGCCAACCTAACGATAGACCCATACGTAGTCGCAACACTCTTCGCTAGCACCACGACGCTTTTTGCTGGTTATGTTGGGAGAAAAGGAGGTCCGGAGGCAATTGCGGCCGCGCTTGCCGGTGCATTAACGCTCGGTGTTTCCGTTTATGCATTCGTGAGACACGTTTTGCCTGCAAAGCTTAGAGTCGTTTTGGACGGTTATCTCGTGGGCGATATCCTTCTGCTAGGAGACTCGGATATAGTCACGTTATCGATTCTGACTGTAGTATGCATGATCATATTTGCCATGTTTTACAACGAGATAATCTACGTGTGCTTCGACCCCGAAGGTGCCGAGGCCATGGGCGTGAACGTTTCATTCTATGATTTTATGATTTTCTTCTTGATAGGCCTAGCCGGTAGCGTAGCCACGAAGGTCGTAGGCACGCTCGTTGTTTATGCTCTCGTGATAGCGCCGGCCATAACTGCAAAAGAGCTATCGAGGAGCATCAACGGTGCACTAACCCTTACCGCGACTATCACGTTATTAGCTGGTTATGGTGGTTTAATGTTTTCCGTTATGTTCGACATACCGAGTAGCGGTTCCATAGCGATACTTGCGAGCGCTATTTATGTCGGCACTATGCTAGCCAAGAGACTGGCTCCAAGGCGGTGA
- a CDS encoding HesA/MoeB/ThiF family protein — MKLEELTDKELERYSRQLVLNYIGYAGQTKLRSSRVCIMGAGGLGSPAAITLAAMGVGYIRIVDRDVVSLSDLHRQRFYGEDFVGMPKVEVLEERINSLNPGVKVDAVAANISSKNVESLLEGIDLVIDGLDSVEARYIINRAIVKLKIPYIFAAAIETVGVVSTILPNETACLECFYSGLQDEDLPKCATVGVFPPLIDMVSGAQLSEAIRVLLNKNPLLKNRLLYIDVDKMSFDFVNIAKLPDCPVCGSGKVALRPLKEKVVSGVCGRDGRGVFMVTTTSKIDLDSVERLLSQHSILPKKRTKLGITFEYKKDITITFLKDGVTVVQVAPGSGIYDVETVLELYEELVEKFAIPPVKD; from the coding sequence GTGAAGTTAGAAGAACTTACCGATAAAGAGTTGGAGAGATATTCGAGACAACTTGTACTCAATTATATCGGTTACGCTGGTCAGACGAAGCTGAGGTCCAGCAGAGTTTGTATAATGGGAGCTGGTGGGCTGGGTTCGCCTGCTGCCATCACGCTGGCGGCCATGGGCGTAGGCTACATTAGAATAGTGGATAGAGACGTGGTATCTTTATCGGATTTACATAGGCAGAGGTTTTACGGGGAAGATTTTGTTGGCATGCCTAAGGTCGAAGTCTTAGAGGAAAGGATAAACTCTTTAAATCCTGGCGTGAAAGTCGATGCCGTAGCGGCTAACATATCCTCAAAAAACGTTGAAAGTTTGCTGGAAGGTATTGACTTAGTAATCGACGGTCTTGACAGTGTTGAAGCACGGTACATAATAAATAGAGCGATCGTGAAGCTTAAGATTCCGTATATATTCGCTGCTGCAATAGAAACCGTTGGAGTGGTTTCCACGATCTTACCTAACGAAACGGCTTGTCTCGAATGCTTTTATTCTGGTCTTCAGGACGAGGATCTTCCCAAATGTGCTACCGTGGGTGTCTTCCCTCCTTTGATAGACATGGTATCCGGTGCACAGCTGTCGGAAGCGATAAGGGTTTTGCTTAACAAGAACCCGCTATTAAAAAACCGCCTACTTTACATCGACGTTGACAAGATGTCCTTTGATTTTGTCAATATCGCTAAGTTGCCCGATTGTCCTGTATGTGGAAGCGGCAAGGTTGCCTTAAGGCCGCTTAAAGAGAAGGTCGTAAGCGGGGTCTGTGGAAGGGACGGTCGAGGCGTATTCATGGTAACAACCACATCAAAGATCGATTTGGATTCTGTTGAGCGCCTACTTTCACAACACAGCATACTTCCAAAGAAAAGGACAAAGTTAGGAATAACGTTCGAATACAAGAAAGACATCACAATAACTTTCCTTAAAGATGGGGTTACTGTAGTCCAAGTCGCGCCGGGTTCTGGAATTTATGATGTAGAGACGGTTTTGGAGCTCTACGAAGAATTGGTCGAAAAATTTGCCATACCTCCAGTTAAAGACTAA
- a CDS encoding iron-sulfur cluster assembly scaffold protein codes for MSDRIPLPYTPKVLELFKNPKNLGKMEDANASAVAGSLACGDMIAIYLKIDEDTQTILNATFESYGCAANIAASSILTEMLKNKKLEDAWKISWKDISNELGGLPAVKYHCGVMAVGAFRRAVREYFKNKKKPEWIPEELTAEERHVVEEEKLVEILSKRISSGSLPPTC; via the coding sequence ATGTCCGATAGAATTCCCCTACCCTACACACCAAAAGTGCTTGAGCTTTTCAAAAACCCGAAAAATCTAGGAAAAATGGAGGACGCGAATGCCTCAGCGGTTGCAGGAAGTCTTGCATGTGGAGACATGATCGCTATATACCTCAAGATAGATGAAGATACGCAAACTATACTCAACGCCACCTTCGAGAGTTATGGGTGTGCAGCCAACATAGCCGCATCGAGCATACTAACGGAGATGCTTAAGAATAAGAAGCTTGAGGATGCGTGGAAAATCTCGTGGAAGGACATATCGAACGAGCTTGGAGGGCTACCGGCCGTCAAGTACCATTGTGGTGTGATGGCAGTGGGCGCCTTCAGAAGGGCTGTCAGAGAGTACTTCAAGAATAAGAAAAAGCCGGAATGGATTCCGGAGGAGTTGACGGCGGAAGAGAGACACGTCGTCGAAGAGGAAAAGCTTGTCGAGATACTATCTAAACGGATATCGTCCGGCTCTTTGCCGCCAACTTGCTAA
- a CDS encoding metal-dependent transcriptional regulator, with the protein MNVADYGDPFGQKSLIVRHYLTFVVPKNLSRVESCYLKRIYVSTIEEGRQITSGDLAKIFNVKIPSAIDVLNKLEKKIYIKKEKYGYITLTQAGYKVAVELLHAHRVFEVFLVNNLKMKSNEACRIADYVDHVLDKEVVSRLCAYLNRPMKCCHNRTIIHIGCEARSR; encoded by the coding sequence ATGAACGTCGCTGACTACGGAGATCCTTTTGGCCAAAAAAGCTTAATAGTTAGGCACTACCTAACATTTGTCGTGCCCAAGAATCTTAGCAGGGTTGAATCCTGTTATCTCAAGCGCATATACGTCTCAACGATCGAGGAGGGAAGACAGATTACAAGCGGTGACCTCGCTAAGATATTCAACGTCAAAATACCTTCGGCAATAGATGTTTTGAATAAATTAGAGAAGAAAATTTACATTAAGAAAGAAAAGTACGGATACATCACGCTGACCCAAGCAGGTTATAAGGTTGCTGTCGAATTACTGCATGCCCATAGGGTCTTTGAAGTTTTTCTTGTTAATAATCTCAAAATGAAGTCCAATGAGGCATGTAGGATAGCGGACTATGTCGATCACGTCCTTGATAAGGAGGTCGTAAGTAGACTTTGCGCGTACCTCAATAGACCTATGAAGTGCTGCCACAATCGTACGATAATCCACATAGGTTGTGAGGCGAGGAGTAGATGA
- a CDS encoding CTP synthase: MPKYIFVTGGVVSSVGKGIVAASVGRILQARGYRVTAIKIDPYLNVDSGTMNPYAHGEVFVTDDGGETDLDIGWYERFLDITLSRRNNITTGQVYLEVITKERRGDYLGKCVQIVPHITDEIKRRIRLAAEGDDVDIAIVEIGGTAGDIEGQPFLEAARQMRLEEGFENTLFIHVALVPILKATEEFKTKALQHSVNELRRIGIQPDAIVARCEKPIDRATRSKIALFGTLPESAVFCSYDVEYVYEVPLILEEQGMGVFITSRLNLNWRQPKLKEWSDIVASMKNAREEVRIAVCGKYTKLIDSYVSVREALIHAAAYAGVKAIIDWVDAEEFEAYPEKVNLLSRYDGILVPGGFGQRGVEGKINAIRYSRENGIPFLGICFGMQLSVVEYARNVCGLDGANSTEVSADTPHPVIDLLPEQRNLENLGGTMRLGAFDIIIKPGTLAYKLYNSKVTRQRHRHRYEVNPAYWDILTRAGMVFSGMSEDGRRVEVIELPDHPYFIATQYHAEFISRPGRPEAAYLGFIRAALNRRKNLESYHKSRHISLSLG, translated from the coding sequence GTGCCGAAGTATATCTTCGTAACAGGCGGCGTAGTCTCGTCAGTTGGTAAGGGCATAGTTGCGGCCTCTGTCGGTAGGATCTTACAGGCCAGAGGTTACAGGGTAACGGCCATCAAGATAGATCCCTATCTAAACGTCGATAGCGGTACAATGAACCCGTATGCTCACGGTGAAGTCTTTGTTACTGATGATGGTGGTGAAACTGACCTGGATATAGGATGGTACGAGCGGTTCCTAGACATCACCCTTTCCAGACGCAATAACATCACGACTGGACAGGTTTACTTAGAGGTCATCACCAAAGAAAGGCGTGGAGACTATTTAGGTAAATGTGTCCAAATAGTTCCCCATATAACTGACGAGATTAAACGCAGAATAAGGCTGGCAGCAGAAGGAGACGATGTCGATATAGCCATAGTAGAGATAGGCGGTACGGCGGGCGATATAGAAGGACAACCATTCTTAGAGGCAGCGAGGCAGATGCGTCTTGAAGAGGGGTTTGAAAACACGCTCTTTATTCATGTAGCTCTTGTACCCATACTGAAGGCGACCGAGGAGTTCAAAACAAAGGCCCTACAACATAGCGTAAACGAACTCCGCAGAATAGGCATACAACCAGATGCCATAGTAGCAAGATGTGAGAAACCGATAGATAGAGCGACGAGAAGTAAGATCGCTTTATTTGGAACACTTCCGGAAAGTGCTGTTTTTTGCTCTTACGACGTGGAATACGTGTACGAGGTGCCATTGATATTGGAAGAGCAGGGCATGGGTGTTTTTATAACCAGTAGGCTTAACCTTAACTGGCGACAACCAAAGCTGAAGGAGTGGAGCGATATAGTTGCTTCTATGAAAAACGCTAGAGAAGAGGTTAGGATTGCCGTATGCGGCAAGTACACTAAGCTTATAGATTCTTACGTTAGTGTGAGGGAAGCACTAATACACGCCGCCGCCTATGCAGGTGTAAAGGCAATTATAGACTGGGTAGACGCGGAAGAGTTCGAAGCGTACCCTGAAAAGGTCAACTTACTTAGCCGGTATGATGGCATACTTGTACCAGGCGGATTCGGTCAGAGGGGTGTCGAGGGCAAGATAAACGCAATCAGATATTCTAGAGAAAATGGCATACCATTCCTCGGAATATGCTTTGGCATGCAGCTTTCAGTCGTCGAGTACGCAAGGAATGTTTGCGGTCTTGATGGTGCTAACAGTACAGAGGTATCAGCAGATACACCGCATCCAGTCATAGATCTTTTGCCAGAGCAACGTAACCTTGAAAACTTGGGAGGCACGATGAGGCTCGGGGCGTTTGATATAATCATAAAACCCGGTACGTTAGCGTACAAGCTCTACAACTCTAAAGTAACACGTCAGAGGCACCGCCATAGATACGAGGTCAATCCGGCATATTGGGACATACTAACACGTGCGGGCATGGTCTTTTCAGGTATGTCTGAAGATGGACGAAGAGTCGAGGTCATCGAGTTACCAGATCACCCATACTTTATAGCAACTCAATACCATGCGGAATTTATCTCGAGGCCAGGCAGACCTGAGGCGGCATATCTGGGATTTATAAGAGCAGCCCTTAATAGGAGAAAGAATCTTGAGAGCTATCATAAGTCCAGGCATATTTCACTGTCCTTAGGTTAA